A region from the Dendropsophus ebraccatus isolate aDenEbr1 chromosome 1, aDenEbr1.pat, whole genome shotgun sequence genome encodes:
- the LOC138785753 gene encoding olfactory receptor 11L1-like, which yields MPYNITAVTEIFLLGFQNFQSIKNFFFPLILLTYCVTISGNLLIIVVVSASRSLHSPMYFFLTQLSILDIFLSTIIVPNMLHIVLYEGSSMSLIGCLSQFYCFFATESLECLLLTVMSYDRYQAICNPLHYSSIIDFTFCIKSVTFSWLFVVITIIIFSITMSHLLFCGPNVIDHFFCDRDPILNLSCSDTFTVKVESYLVAMPLAVCPFLVIIISYVYIIRTILNIPSVTGRQKTFSTCSSHLAVVSLYYGSLITIYIFPNMNEAKKILSLVYNIVTPLFNPMIYSFRNKDIKQALEKIQQKMHNEFHMR from the coding sequence ATGCCGTATAACATCACCGCAGTGACTGAAATCTTCCTCTTGGGTTTTCAAAACTTTCAAAGTATAAAGAACTTTTTCTTCCCGTTGATACTTCTGACCTATTGTGTGACAATAAGCGGGAACCTCCTGATCATTGTAGTGGTGTCCGCCAGCCGATCCCTCCACTcccccatgtacttcttcctcaCACAGCTCTCTATTTTAGACATTTTTCTCTCCACTATCATTGTGCCCAACATGCTGCATATTGTGTTATATGAAGGAAGTTCTATGTCTCTTATCGGCTGTTTGAGccaattttattgtttttttgccaCCGAATCCTTAGAATGTCTTCTCCTGACGGTGATGTCCTATGACCGGTATCAGGCCATCTGTAACCCTCTACATTACTCCTCCATCATAGACTTCACCTTTTGTATAAAATCTGTAACTTTCTCTTGGCTGTTCGTTGTCATTACTATAATTATATTTTCTATAACAATGAGCCATTTACTCTTCTGTGGACCCAACGTCATTGACCATTTCTTCTGCGATAGAGACCCCATACttaacctttcctgctctgataCATTTACTGTGAAGGTAGAAAGTTATTTAGTAGCCATGCCCCTAGCAGTTTGTCCTTTCCTAGTAATTATAATCTCATATGTCTATATAATCCGCACCATCCTGAATATCCCCTCAGTAACCGGGCGGCAGAAGACCTTCTCCACCTGCAGCTCTCACCTGGCCGTAGTCTCCTTGTATTACGGATCACTTATCACTATCTATATATTTCCCAATATGAATGAAGCAAAGAAAATTCTCTCCCTGGTCTACAACATTGTAACTCCCCTCTTTAACCCCATGATATACAGCTTTAGGAATAAGGATATAAAGCAAGCCTTAGAAAAGATACAGCAAAAAATGCACAATGAATTCCACATGCGTTAA